One genomic window of Elusimicrobiales bacterium includes the following:
- the rseP gene encoding RIP metalloprotease RseP — translation MLTSVLAVIVTFGLVIFIHELGHFILCRLLKIRVETFSLGFGKALWQKQHEGTLYVVRAIPLGGYVKPAGETLDDHKGAPDEYFSHPWYERIALHLAGPAMNYLLAFVLFTAVILAVGVPGPSEETVVGEIVEDYPAYQAGMREGDKILSVDGKPLKDWMAVAEAIHSKPGVSITLGYERAGKKYEAALTPKASEGTGYVGISPLSVNKRKGVVESVKLGAYQCWYWTKYTMVTLASKIYHREKPDVAGPVGIVHMVSKAAHSGFANLVFLIGLISVAIGIFNLLPIPILDGGQSLIFLWEGISRHKPTERVFQVANAMGLAFLLCVLLFATYSDINRIFAKSAATETVKK, via the coding sequence ATGCTGACTTCCGTTCTGGCTGTGATAGTAACCTTCGGACTTGTGATTTTCATTCACGAGCTCGGCCATTTCATACTTTGCCGGCTGCTCAAAATCCGGGTGGAGACTTTTTCGCTCGGTTTCGGCAAGGCGCTGTGGCAGAAGCAGCATGAAGGCACGCTCTATGTCGTGCGCGCCATCCCGCTGGGCGGCTACGTAAAACCCGCCGGCGAGACGCTGGACGACCACAAAGGCGCCCCGGACGAGTATTTCTCGCACCCCTGGTACGAGCGCATCGCCCTCCATCTTGCCGGCCCGGCCATGAATTACCTGCTGGCTTTCGTGCTGTTTACGGCGGTTATCCTGGCTGTGGGCGTGCCGGGCCCGTCGGAGGAGACCGTGGTCGGCGAGATTGTGGAAGACTATCCCGCCTATCAGGCCGGAATGCGCGAGGGCGACAAAATCCTCTCCGTTGACGGCAAACCCCTGAAAGACTGGATGGCCGTGGCCGAGGCTATTCACTCAAAGCCGGGCGTTTCCATCACTCTGGGCTACGAGCGCGCCGGCAAAAAATACGAGGCCGCGCTGACACCCAAAGCCTCCGAAGGAACCGGCTATGTCGGAATTTCCCCCCTCTCGGTAAACAAGCGCAAGGGTGTTGTGGAATCCGTAAAACTGGGCGCCTACCAGTGCTGGTACTGGACAAAATACACAATGGTAACGCTGGCCTCCAAGATATACCACCGGGAAAAGCCGGATGTTGCCGGGCCGGTTGGCATAGTGCATATGGTCAGCAAGGCGGCGCACAGCGGGTTTGCCAACCTGGTGTTTCTGATAGGGCTGATTTCGGTGGCCATAGGCATTTTCAACCTGCTGCCGATACCGATTCTTGACGGCGGGCAGTCGCTTATTTTCCTCTGGGAAGGTATCAGCCGCCATAAGCCGACCGAGCGGGTGTTCCAGGTCGCCAACGCCATGGGGCTGGCATTCCTGCTGTGCGTGCTGCTGTTCGCCACTTACAGCGATATAAACCGTATTTTTGCAAAATCCGCAGCCACCGAGACCGTTAAAAAATGA